One region of Epilithonimonas zeae genomic DNA includes:
- a CDS encoding MalY/PatB family protein, which yields MKYNFDEIIERRGTNSIKWDAADRGVLPMWVADMDFKTAPEITEALSTKIAQGIFGYSSIPAEFYDAVINWWKSVHRYPIKKNHILPGPGMIPTLSAILRTFIKSGDTIIIQPPVYNHFYHFIKNCGFGMSENNLVYKEGHYQIDFDDLELIASDPKSKLLLLCNPHNPVGRVWKRSELERIAEICSRHQVMVISDEMHADIVYEGHQHIPFISVAERYNLKAVTCGSPCKTFNLAGLPISYVISKNEDILSKIQRTFEIQETGYPNPIAVTALIAAYKNGAGWMEALKDYLYQNLQYLKNYIDNNVPDIKVIPLEATYLVWLDCHSLNTSSEVLYKILLEEEKLWVNPGTMYGEAGEGFLRINIGCPREILSDGLNRLKNAVSKIKNAY from the coding sequence ATGAAATACAATTTCGATGAGATTATAGAAAGAAGAGGGACTAACTCTATTAAATGGGACGCTGCGGATAGAGGTGTTTTGCCAATGTGGGTTGCTGATATGGATTTTAAAACTGCCCCTGAAATCACAGAAGCCCTTTCAACAAAGATAGCACAAGGTATTTTTGGTTACAGCAGTATACCCGCGGAGTTTTATGATGCTGTTATTAATTGGTGGAAATCAGTTCACCGGTATCCCATCAAAAAAAATCATATACTGCCAGGTCCTGGAATGATCCCCACATTATCAGCTATTTTAAGAACATTTATCAAATCCGGAGACACTATCATTATCCAGCCTCCTGTTTACAACCATTTTTATCATTTTATAAAAAACTGCGGATTCGGGATGTCAGAGAATAATCTGGTCTACAAAGAAGGTCATTACCAAATTGATTTCGATGACCTAGAACTCATAGCATCAGATCCTAAAAGCAAGCTGTTACTTTTGTGCAATCCTCACAATCCTGTAGGAAGAGTCTGGAAAAGAAGTGAACTGGAACGCATCGCTGAAATCTGCTCCAGACATCAGGTGATGGTCATTTCAGATGAGATGCATGCCGATATTGTATATGAAGGGCATCAGCATATACCGTTCATATCGGTTGCTGAACGATATAATCTGAAGGCAGTGACTTGCGGCTCACCATGTAAAACTTTTAACCTGGCAGGTTTGCCTATTTCGTATGTCATTTCTAAGAATGAAGACATTTTAAGTAAAATCCAAAGAACATTCGAAATTCAGGAGACTGGTTATCCCAATCCTATTGCCGTAACAGCATTAATTGCTGCCTATAAAAACGGAGCTGGGTGGATGGAAGCACTGAAAGACTATTTATATCAGAATCTCCAATATCTGAAAAACTACATCGATAACAATGTGCCTGATATTAAAGTCATTCCCTTAGAAGCTACTTATCTCGTATGGCTGGACTGTCATTCCTTAAATACAAGTTCTGAAGTATTGTACAAAATCTTGCTTGAGGAAGAAAAACTTTGGGTTAATCCCGGTACAATGTACGGCGAAGCAGGTGAAGGTTTTCTACGGATCAATATCGGATGCCCAAGAGAAATACTGTCAGATGGATTAAACAGACTAAAAAATGCAGTCAGTAAGATTAAAAACGCATATTGA